The sequence below is a genomic window from Nicotiana tomentosiformis chromosome 6, ASM39032v3, whole genome shotgun sequence.
TGACATTCTCTTTAAAATTTTGAGCGTTTTCTTGCAAGTCCAAATCTCCAGGGAATATCTGCTTTATAAGCAGAGGTATTATCAATTGTGGATTCAAGATACCGTGGATTCAAGATACCGTCCCTTCTAAGTAATCTGGAAACGTAGGTTTTGCGATCGGCAGTTAGAGACGATAGTGAGTTTCGTACTCTTTTTGTGTCCACAAGAAATTCTGCCGAAGAGGTCTCTGTATCCATTGTTTTCTCGTGGATTGCTGCAGATTATTTTCGTACaggtatttaatttatttttctgaatttctattttcttttatcttttctaGTTTTTTTTTACTACTAGTTGAGGCTTTGATTTCATGTATCTGATACATATTGATTAGCGGTTTTTCCTTTGCTAATATTTCGAATTTTGAATGAATGTAATTTATTATTTGCTTTTGTATTGAAGGGGTAAAGTTGAATTATGGATGGTTGCATACCTATCAGACATGTGTTGTAGTTGTATATCATAGTTCTCTACGTAACCACAATTTAGCAAAACGCAAATTATCTATTTATCACTTAGGAGATTGAGTTTAACAAATTAATCAATTGATTTAGGAAATTTTGGCGAAAAACGAGAAAAAAAAAGACTTTCGAATGCATGACCACTTAAAGGTTAAGAAGATTAATGCAATTGTATTGAAGGTTATATTCAATTTTAATGGTACCTCTGACTATGTTTGTGTATTTAATTATTACCTTTTAGTCATGCATTTGTACTACCTACCTTTCTCTAGCTTTTATTTCTTATGTTGTATATAATAGAAGAATAAAGAGAAAAGGTTTTTAGCTTTCAAGTTTCTGAAGAGTGATAGAACGTATACTTAGGGACACTACAAGAGTGATAGAGAACCAGTTCGGATTTATGCTTGGTTGTCCACAACAGAGGTTATATTTTTGCTAAGGAGATTGATGGAAGTTTATCATGAGAGGAAGAAAGGAGCTTATAATAAtcattgacctagagaaaacATATGATAGAGTACCTAGAAAGGTCCTTTGGTGGGTGTTGGAGAAGAAAGGAACTTATATTAAATTTATAAATGCCATAAAGGACTAGTGTGAGCATAATAGTAGGAGATATAAAGGAGTTTCACATAACCGTGGATTTACACTAGACACTAGGGGTCGCCATTGAGGCCATACTTGTTTACCAACCCAacacagtacgagatgaggtgcCATTGTGTATGCTATTTGCTGACATATAGTGCTTATTGACAATACCAGTAAAAGTGTCAACCAAAAGCTTGAATTATGGAGAAGCATTATAGAGAGTAAAGGGTTTATGATAAGCAGAAGTAGATTAAATATATGCACCACAAGTTTAGTCAACATAAGAATAGCAAAGTCGAGGTTAGATTAGACGGGATTGTAGTTCCTAAATAGTAAATACAAACATTTAGATATTTAGGCTCGTTGTTTTAAGTGAATAAAATGATAGATGAATATGTTTTACATAGATCAAAATCGAATGGTTGAAATGGAGAAGTTCTACCAGAGTGTTATGCGATAAAATGATGCATGTCAGAAAAAGGGAAGATAAGTTCTGTCAAATAGTATTTGACTAACAATATTATATGAGAGTGAATCTTGGGCAGTTTAAGTCCAGCACATCCACAATATGAGTGTCACAGAGATGAGAGACTAACCAAGAGTAGAAATGACCATATTTGCGAGAAGGTTTAAGTAGCACACATCAAGGATAAAATAAGAAAATGTCGCATAAGATGGTTTGATCATGTTTTGCATCGACTGTTAAATGGACTGGTCCGTAGATGGAAATCATGGTGAGTGTGAAGGTGATAAAAAGGACCGAGATAGACCTGAAATCACTTGGAAGTAAGTTGTCTTGAATGACCTACAATCTCTTGGAATCCGTGCTGATTTAGCAAAATGTAGTGCACGAAGAAAAGATCTATATAGATGATACCTATTCGTTAAGAATATGTTTTAGTCATGTTAGCACTTTACTTTATGTCCTATATGCCGATCTCAACTCGTTTAGAACTGATGTGTAGTAGTTGTTTTCTTAAAATTATAGCTAGTTGATGTGTAATTTCAAAACCTCAGTAGCATGGTTTGCTAAAGTGCATTTACTGTCTCTGTTCTGTACATATATAGGCAACTTAAGTAGCATAGAGGGGTGAAACTTTGCCTTCTTCAATATTCTCTTTTGAGGTTCTGATTTATCCTTGCATTAATCTGTCTTTTTATCTATAGGTGGTTCAATGGATCATTTCTATCAAGTTAATCAAAACATTGCCCTAAATCACCCTGAAGGTGGCCTCCCTAGCACCCAATCTTCTAAAAATTCACTGAAGCAGATGGCGTCTGAAGAGAAAACGGAAGCAGTTCATGAAGAAATGAAGAGAATGAGCAGACTTCCACCTAGCAGTGCATATGCCACTCATCGAATGCGTGTCCTAAACAAAATCCTGCAACTTCTTTCTATTCAGGTACATGGTGCATACaacttccccccccccccaaaaaaaatatttttggtttgggggggggggggagatatGCATGTATAGGATATATGGTCACTGAGATCTCTTTCTCTTATTTTATAGTAGTTGTACTTTACTGTTGTACACTATGGGAAAAGGAGACTTGTTTAAACTTCTTATTCGAGCACATCTCATGTCTTGCTTGATGTTCATTTCTGCAATTCTACACTATCCAGGGTTGAATTCACTGATAACGGCCTATTGTCATTTATCTGGAGTGTCTCAAGCATTTGATATGTGGTCTTCAGCATGGCTTATTACTGACTTCTACTGCTATCTTATAGATTTATTCAGTAGAAAATACTTAGAGGGCTGAGACTTCGTGTATGGGGAAAATGCCTTGCGATTTACTTTCTCAATGTACTCCATGCATAAGTATCACCTAAAGTTGTCGGATTCTTGGCATTTGGATCTTCTTATAATTTTGGGTAAATTCAAGGCAGTAGAAAGAGATATTTCCTGAATGAATTCTGCTCTATATCAGTTGATTAGCATTAAAAATTGCTAACTCGATTTTGTGTATTCAAAAAAACAGTATGAATTTGCTACCACCGCAGATTAATAGTTGTTTATGCACGAAGGAAAAGTAAATTTTCCTGAACAAGTATGGATTTTGCCTCATATAATAGAGATTGTCTCTTGCTAGTTTTAGGAATCCTCTTGATCCTTCAAAACAGATTGGCCTATTTGTGTTCTCCTCTTCCTTTAACATACTCAGTTAAAGAATATCACCCTTTCAGCTCCTATCAGAGAAGAATTGGTTTGATTGAAATTCATACCAGACCCAATATGTATATCTGCTTGTGGCTGTTGTTCCCTTTTGCCCACGTGAAAATTTTGGCATATTGTCTGATCAGTAGTCAGTTCTAGTCAAGCAGTTATTCGGTGGGCATACAATGCTAGCGCTATTTGCTTATAGGGTAATTGTTGGAGAAACCGGTATAGAATTCCTCTGATGTTTTCTGGTCTTTCATGCTTTGTTTCACAATCATGATTTGTACAAGAGCAAGTTTATATTTAGAAGGAAGTAAACATGTATCTCTACAGTCACTTGACTCCTTGCTAGTGGACATTCTATCTTATAAGTGTATCATAGATTTCTTATGgctttatgtttttttttaaacatatGGGGTTTTCATGTTTTTGTTGTCTCACATTTTATGCAGAGAACCACTTCACAGGATGAGGAGTTGGAATTGCTATTTTCTGGGCTCTCTCTAGGATGATGATAAGAAGCAAACTTCATATTCCCACGGTTAGTTTATCAGATTATTCAGTGGTTCCATTATGTTGCTTACTTCATCTTAGGATTTGATCGCATCTTTGGTCTCTTTTCAATGTatctttctattttctttttgaaACATTTAGCACATTAACAGTAGATGTTGTTATGGTTGTTAAATGAATTATACTTGTTACATAGTAAGTCTGTAATTAGACTTGTTATCTCAATTATCTAGTGCATAATCTACCAAGTCAAATTCCGGCAGTTGATTTTACCTTGAACTTTTACCTGGAACCTTTGGTTCCAGGTGAATTAATGCTGAAAGTACCAGGGCACAATCACTACTCTATTGCTAAGTTTGTTTATTGAGCTCCTTAGCTTGTCCAAATCAGCAAATTAATTGAAAGATTGAGCAGGTTCCAGGTGAATTAATGCTGAAAGTACCAGGGCACAATCACTACTCTATTGCTAAGTTTGTTTATTGAGCTCCTTAGCTTGTCCAAATCAGCAAATTAATTGAAAGATTGAGCTGCTTATCTAGTTTATTGCTGATTGCTTTATTGGCTGTTTCTATTAATAAAAAGTGCTTCATGTACCCTTTCACAGGAAAAATATTGTATCATCTGTAGTATGCATACATCTTTTCATGAAAGTTCagaagtataaaatataaataactgTTTTTTCATTGAAGATGATTCCCAGCTATAAACAAGAAGGAGAGGAAATAATTCTTTCCGATTAAATGCTCAAGCTTGATTACTTCCCTCCCTTAGTGTGTCACGCTATGCTGGAAAATGCATTGTTGCTACCTCCCTCTTTTTGGTCTTTCCCATCTATCTTTCTAGTCAAATAACCTTGAGAAAGATGCATGATAGAGATCAGCAGCTGGCTAAGAGAGCCAGCTTGAATTCATGAAGTCCATTTTATGTTCTAAAGCGACTTTGAAAAAAACTACGTGAATGGGTCGCCtttctctcttgcttctttcttCTTTCATGTTTTTGATTGGACGGATTATTTATATGTGCTCTTTGTCTATGATTTGCTATCATTGT
It includes:
- the LOC104105405 gene encoding uncharacterized protein; translation: MDHFYQVNQNIALNHPEGGLPSTQSSKNSLKQMASEEKTEAVHEEMKRMSRLPPSSAYATHRMRVLNKILQLLSIQRTTSQDEELELLFSGLSLG